A stretch of Bombus huntii isolate Logan2020A chromosome 7, iyBomHunt1.1, whole genome shotgun sequence DNA encodes these proteins:
- the LOC126867473 gene encoding nucleolar complex protein 2 homolog gives MMKIKKEKSVKGKTKKLVTKKRKQLKDATMDDFFNQTFEDEINGNDNNEQGENTYEDDAGSSESDMDPVEHKKSLMRLKDTDPEFYKYLKENDKNLLEFNISDEDDDINNDDKCSLNELDTKHIPSSRLEVASDESDYEMDQGSEIRDKRKITLKLLKTWQKDIQKDKSSKTIKCAVEAFHAALHTVAESADPQLLQYKVEGGAVFNEVVQLCILYLPGAFKRYLKLSSETQPHIHKLKRFGKVKNILKSYLTDLIKILQNVTSSNILTILLKHLHQMLPYTQSFSSLTKPLLKILLKFWSTGEESVRVVSFLSILRIATSNQESVLEILFKTMYVKYVENSKFVSLTTLPAINFMRHSLVEIYLLDSNLAYNHAFLYIRQLAIHLRNAMTLKKKEHFQAVYNWQYINSLRFWSELINLSKSDSMLHSLLYPLVQIIIGTIKVIPTPQYYPLRFHCLQMLIDISRETGKFIPVLPFLLEILNSYDFNKKHKAVSMKPIPFICILRMSKSQLQENGFKDNVIDSIYKLILESAAKDSHTVYFPDLYIPCIIQLKAFLKKCHIANYCRKMKQLLDKIAENRKYIETERNKTAIDLKNMQEITNWENKIKVQGTSLSKFYESWIKIHQSQKLKLLTKNEDIAEYSLPTIRKLKKGIEDKEESSDESEFDMRIKSDERKSDEDEKHSRPKRKKLKVSKAIKDIDLPKENTDIVQDINSDDWD, from the exons ATGATGaagataaaaaaggaaaaatctgTGAAgggaaaaacaaaaaaacttGTTACAAAGAAGAGAAAGCAATTAAAAGATGCAACTATGGATGACTTCTTTAATCAAACTTTTGAGGACGAAATAAATGGCAATGATAATAATGAACAAG GTGAAAATACCTATGAAGATGATGCTGGAAGTAGCGAAAGTGACATGGATCCAGTAGAACATAAGAAGTCTTTAATGAGATTGAAGGATACAGATCCtgagttttataaatatttaaaagaaaatgataaaaatctTTTAGAATTTAATATATCAGACGAGGATGACGATATTAATAATGATGATAAATGTTCATTAAATGAATTAGATACAAAACATATACCTAGTAGTCGTTTAGAg GTTGCTAGCGATGAGAGTGATTATGAAATGGATCAAGGTAGTGAAATAAGGGACAAACGAAAAATcacattgaaattattaaaaacatgGCAAAAAGACATTCAAAAAGACAA ATCATCTAAAACGATTAAATGTGCTGTAGAAGCTTTCCATGCCGCATTACACACTGTAGCTGAATCTGCTGATCCacaattattacaatataaagTAGAGGGTGGTGCAG tgTTTAATGAAGTTGTACAACTGTGTATACTGTATTTACCGGGTGCATTTAAGCGTTATTTAAAACTGAGTTCGGAAACTCAACCTCACATTCATAAGCTTAAACGGTttggaaaagtaaaaaatattctcaaGTCATATTTAACAGATTTAATTAAG attttacaaaatgtaaCGTCGTCTAATATTCTCACAATCcttttaaaacatttacatCAAATGTTACCATATACACAGTCATTTTCATCATTAACTAAGCCATTATTGAAgattttgttgaaattttggTCAACTGGGGAAGAGTCTGTGCGTGTTGTTTCTTTTTTGAGCATATTACGTATTGCGACCAGCAATCAAGAATCtgttttagaaatattatttaag ACGATGTATGTAAAATATGTTGAAAATTCTAAATTTGTATCCCTCACAACTTTACctgcaataaattttatgagACATTCTTTAGTTGAAATATATTTGCTTGATAGTAATTTAGCTTACAATCACGCTTTCTTATATATTAGACAGCTAGCTATTCATTTAAGAAATGCTAtgactttaaaaaaaaag GAACATTTTCAAGCTGTGTACAATTGGCAGTACATAAATTCATTGAGATTTTGGTCAGAATTgataaatttatcaaaaagtGATTCCATGTTACATTCACTTTTATATCCTCTTGTACAA ATTATCATAGGAACTATCAAAGTAATACCAACGCCACAATATTATCCCCTGAGATTTCACTGTTTACAAATGTTAATAGATATTTCTAGAGAAACTGGAAAATTTATACCTGTATTACCATTTTTATTAGAG ATATTAAATTCCTACGATTTTAATAAGAAACATAAGGCAGTATCAATGAAGCCAATACCCTTCATTTGTATCTTAAGGATGTCCAAATCCCAATTACAAGAAAATGGTTTTAAAGACAATGTTATTGATTCAATATATAAGCTTATCCTAGAGAGTGCTGCTAAAGATAGTCATACAGTATATTTTCCTGATTTATATATACCATGTATAATACAG CTAAAGGcatttttaaagaaatgtCACATAGCAAACTATTGTAGAAAAATGAAACAGCTGTTAGATAAAATTGCGGAAAACAGGAAATATATCGAAACAGAACGTAATAAAACCGcaattgatttaaaaaatatgcagGAGATAACGAACTGGGAGAACAAGATAAAAGTGCAAGGTACATCGTTATCGAAATTCTATGAATCTTGGATAAAAATCCACCAATCTCAGAAACTTAAACTACTTACGAAGAACGAAGATATCGCTGAATATAGTTTACCAActatcagaaaattaaagaaaggcatagaagataaagaagaaagcagcGATGAGAGTGAATTTGATATGAGGATAAAATCCGATGAGAGAAAGTCTGATGAAGATGAGAAACATTCTAGACCAAAAAGGAAAAAGCTGAAAGTTAGCAAAGCCATTAAGGATATTGACCTACCtaaagaaaatacagatatcgtGCAAGATATCAATAGTGACGATTGggattaa